A DNA window from Comamonas fluminis contains the following coding sequences:
- the metG gene encoding methionine--tRNA ligase — MTARKLFVTTALPYANGNFHIGHIMEYIQADTWVRAQRMQGNAVNFVGADDAHGAPIMIAAEKAGKTPQQFVADIAAGRKQYLDGFHIAFDNWSNTDSPENHELSKQIYLDLKKAGFIETRTIEQFFDPEKNMFLPDRFIKGECPRCHAKDQYGDNCEVCGAVYAPTELINPFSALSGAKPVMKTSEHFFFKLSDPRAVEFLTEWTQDGKHVQPEVAAKIKEWFGVRTNPDGSTSEGLDDWDISRDAPYFGIEIPDAPGKYFYVWLDAPVGYLASLKNLLNQRGEDYDAYMADPDLEQYHFIGKDIITFHTLFWPAMLKFSGRKTPTRICVHGFMTVNNGEKMSKSRGTGLDPLKYLALKMNPEWLRYYLGAKLNGKNEDIDFNPEDFMLRVNSDLIGKYVNIASRAAGFISKRFEGKLGVVSEDGQTLLAALREQQAAIVAAYEGRDTARAAREIMALCDKVNSYVDANKPWELAKKEGMEQRLHDVCTTCIEAFRILTIYLKPILPGVAAEVANFLIVPPESFEDVVKPLGDGWQIGEYKHLMQRVDPKQLESLFEAPAGQAAPAAEPAKAEKKAAKKTEPVIDPNAPGGEPLAETIGIDDFVKIDLRIAKILECKAVEGSTKLLQLTLDVGEKDEAGQPKTRNVFSGISSMYQPEQLQGKLTVMVANLAPRKMKFGLSEGMVLAASHADEKANPGIYVLEPFPGATPGMRIH, encoded by the coding sequence ATGACTGCACGCAAATTATTCGTCACCACCGCCCTGCCGTATGCCAACGGTAACTTCCACATCGGCCACATCATGGAATACATCCAGGCCGACACCTGGGTGCGTGCGCAACGAATGCAGGGCAATGCCGTCAACTTCGTGGGCGCCGATGACGCCCACGGCGCCCCCATCATGATTGCCGCCGAAAAAGCTGGCAAAACGCCCCAGCAGTTTGTGGCCGACATTGCCGCTGGCCGCAAGCAGTACCTCGACGGCTTTCACATCGCCTTCGACAACTGGAGCAACACCGACAGCCCGGAAAACCACGAGCTGTCCAAGCAGATTTATCTGGACCTGAAAAAGGCCGGATTCATTGAGACCCGCACCATCGAGCAGTTCTTCGACCCCGAGAAGAACATGTTCCTGCCCGACCGTTTCATCAAGGGCGAATGCCCGCGCTGCCACGCCAAGGACCAGTACGGCGACAACTGCGAAGTCTGCGGCGCCGTGTACGCGCCCACCGAGCTGATTAACCCGTTCTCGGCCCTGTCCGGTGCCAAGCCGGTGATGAAGACGTCCGAGCACTTCTTCTTCAAGCTGTCTGACCCACGCGCTGTCGAGTTCCTGACCGAGTGGACACAAGACGGCAAGCATGTGCAGCCCGAAGTGGCCGCCAAGATCAAGGAATGGTTTGGCGTGCGCACCAACCCCGACGGCTCGACCAGCGAAGGTCTGGACGACTGGGACATCAGCCGCGATGCGCCCTACTTCGGCATCGAGATTCCCGATGCGCCGGGCAAGTACTTCTACGTCTGGCTGGACGCGCCCGTGGGCTATCTGGCTTCGCTCAAGAACCTGCTCAACCAACGCGGCGAAGATTACGACGCCTATATGGCCGACCCCGATCTGGAGCAGTACCACTTCATCGGCAAGGACATCATCACCTTCCACACGCTGTTCTGGCCTGCGATGCTCAAGTTCAGCGGCCGCAAGACGCCCACCAGGATCTGCGTGCACGGTTTCATGACCGTCAACAACGGCGAAAAGATGAGCAAGAGCCGCGGCACGGGCCTGGACCCGCTCAAGTATCTGGCCCTCAAGATGAACCCCGAGTGGCTGCGCTACTACCTGGGCGCCAAGCTCAACGGCAAGAACGAAGACATCGACTTCAACCCCGAAGACTTCATGCTGCGCGTCAACTCCGACCTGATCGGCAAGTACGTGAACATCGCTTCGCGTGCCGCAGGTTTCATCAGCAAGCGCTTTGAAGGCAAGCTGGGTGTGGTGAGCGAAGACGGCCAGACCCTGCTGGCTGCACTGCGCGAGCAGCAGGCCGCCATCGTGGCCGCCTACGAAGGCCGCGACACGGCCCGCGCTGCCCGCGAAATCATGGCGCTGTGCGACAAGGTCAACAGCTATGTGGACGCCAACAAGCCCTGGGAACTGGCCAAGAAGGAAGGCATGGAGCAGCGCCTGCACGACGTGTGCACGACCTGCATCGAAGCCTTCCGCATCCTGACCATTTACTTGAAGCCCATCCTGCCCGGCGTGGCCGCCGAAGTGGCCAACTTCCTGATCGTGCCGCCCGAGAGCTTTGAAGACGTGGTCAAGCCCCTGGGCGACGGCTGGCAGATTGGCGAATACAAGCACCTGATGCAGCGCGTGGACCCCAAGCAACTGGAATCGCTGTTTGAAGCCCCCGCCGGTCAGGCAGCGCCCGCTGCAGAGCCCGCCAAGGCCGAGAAAAAAGCAGCCAAGAAGACCGAACCCGTGATTGACCCCAACGCCCCTGGTGGCGAGCCGCTGGCCGAGACCATTGGCATTGACGACTTCGTCAAGATCGATCTGCGCATTGCCAAAATTCTGGAATGCAAGGCCGTGGAAGGCTCGACCAAGCTGCTGCAGCTGACCCTGGACGTGGGCGAAAAAGATGAAGCCGGCCAGCCCAAGACCCGTAATGTGTTCAGCGGCATCAGCAGCATGTACCAGCCTGAACAACTGCAAGGCAAGCTGACGGTGATGGTGGCCAACCTGGCCCCGCGCAAGATGAAGTTCGGCCTGTCTGAGGGCATGGTGCTGGCCGCCAGCCACGCCGACGAGAAGGCCAACCCCGGCATTTATGTGCTGGAGCCCTTCCCTGGCGCCACCCCCGGCATGAGAATCCATTAA
- a CDS encoding c-type cytochrome, protein MQSTPSRSTARALLCLAFATAASLSAQARTDSSADSSLRVQDVAVLAASCANCHGPDGRSTGGIPTLRGLPEAHLLQRLQAFKAGTAKDATVMTRLAKGYDDEQLKALAQWFSKKGR, encoded by the coding sequence ATGCAATCAACACCTTCGCGCAGCACTGCGCGCGCTCTGCTTTGCCTGGCTTTTGCCACGGCAGCATCTTTGTCAGCACAAGCCCGCACGGATTCCAGCGCTGACTCCAGCCTGCGTGTGCAGGATGTGGCTGTGCTTGCCGCCAGCTGCGCCAACTGCCACGGGCCGGATGGCCGATCGACCGGCGGTATTCCCACGCTGCGTGGCCTGCCCGAGGCCCATCTGCTGCAGCGCCTGCAGGCCTTCAAGGCTGGCACGGCGAAAGATGCCACCGTGATGACCCGTCTGGCCAAGGGCTACGACGATGAACAACTCAAAGCGCTGGCCCAGTGGTTCAGCAAGAAGGGCCGCTAA
- a CDS encoding NAD(P)/FAD-dependent oxidoreductase, translating into MQINRRQILSGAAAGAASLALPSIVRAQAASAHVVVIGGGFGGATAARYLRQFAPHIQVTLVEPAERFYTCPFSNLYLAGLRSWESIGHNYDGLRKAGVNVVHARADNVLTDSRRVLLSNGQALSYDKLVLSPGIDMRWNALEGYDEAASQLAPHAWKAGPQTQLLKKQLEAMPDGGKFVMVIPANPFRCPPGPYERAAMVAHYLKAHKPKSKILLLDDKDAFSKQGLFIQGWKALYGDMIEWVKQSDDGKVTRVDAKNLEVETAFGTKHKADVLNVIPPQKAGYIADRAGVTDASGWVPVKPESFESTRVKHVYVLGDATIAAPMPKSGFAANTQGKVAAAAIAAELTGQPLPTAAYANTCYSLIGNDYGISVAGVYKAQEGKLIEVANSGGVSPLDGNAAFRKAEADYGSAWYKAISADIWGG; encoded by the coding sequence ATGCAGATCAATCGTCGTCAAATTCTGAGCGGTGCAGCCGCTGGTGCGGCCAGCCTGGCTCTGCCTTCCATCGTCCGCGCCCAGGCCGCATCCGCCCATGTGGTGGTGATCGGCGGCGGCTTTGGTGGTGCCACTGCCGCGCGCTATCTGCGCCAGTTTGCGCCGCATATCCAGGTCACGCTGGTGGAGCCTGCCGAGCGCTTCTACACCTGCCCCTTCTCCAATCTGTACCTGGCGGGTCTGCGCAGCTGGGAAAGCATTGGCCACAACTACGACGGCCTGCGCAAAGCGGGCGTGAACGTAGTGCACGCCCGTGCCGACAATGTGCTGACCGATAGCCGCCGCGTGCTGCTATCCAACGGCCAGGCGCTGAGCTATGACAAGCTGGTGCTGTCGCCCGGTATCGACATGCGCTGGAATGCACTGGAAGGCTATGACGAAGCCGCATCGCAACTGGCGCCCCACGCCTGGAAGGCTGGCCCCCAGACCCAGCTTTTGAAGAAGCAACTGGAAGCCATGCCCGACGGCGGCAAGTTTGTGATGGTGATTCCCGCCAACCCCTTCCGCTGCCCGCCCGGCCCCTACGAGCGCGCAGCCATGGTGGCCCACTACCTCAAAGCACACAAACCCAAGAGCAAGATTTTGCTGCTGGACGACAAGGACGCTTTCTCCAAGCAAGGCCTGTTCATTCAGGGCTGGAAGGCGCTGTACGGCGACATGATCGAATGGGTCAAGCAGTCGGACGACGGCAAAGTCACCCGTGTGGATGCCAAAAACCTGGAAGTGGAAACCGCGTTCGGCACCAAACACAAGGCCGATGTGCTGAACGTCATTCCGCCCCAGAAGGCCGGCTATATCGCCGACCGCGCTGGCGTGACCGATGCCAGCGGCTGGGTGCCCGTCAAGCCCGAGAGCTTTGAATCCACCCGCGTCAAGCACGTGTATGTGCTGGGCGATGCCACCATTGCCGCGCCCATGCCCAAGTCGGGCTTTGCCGCCAATACGCAAGGCAAGGTGGCAGCCGCCGCCATTGCGGCGGAGCTGACCGGCCAGCCGCTGCCCACAGCCGCCTACGCCAACACCTGCTACAGCCTGATCGGCAACGACTACGGCATCTCGGTGGCCGGTGTGTACAAGGCCCAGGAAGGCAAGCTGATTGAGGTGGCCAACTCCGGCGGCGTCAGCCCGCTCGATGGCAATGCCGCTTTCCGTAAAGCCGAAGCTGACTATGGCAGCGCCTGGTACAAGGCGATCAGTGCCGACATCTGGGGTGGGTGA
- a CDS encoding YeeE/YedE thiosulfate transporter family protein has product MLLWTIFFLGAAFGVVARLGRFCLLRGLRQQMGRDAEVAAGQAPALQAFALALAVALLASQGLQALGLVDLSQAALARPSFSLLGVLIGGLLFGAGMVLARACGARSLVLLAGGNLRSLVTLVFLALGAQLAMTGVLTPVRLWLQSLSIVSLDHATLPEYLNASNPWSILWLALLVLIASLLLIVYALLRPALRKSPLQLVCAVAVGLLVAAGWWVTAHIGVDEFEPAKLTSLSFIGPISEAMLYLQLSTGREIPLGLMLSGGVLAGALIAALLSGTARWEGFESTGRLAASAGGGLLMGFGGVLAAGCSIGQGLSGLSTLAVASLPAAAGIVLGAVLMLVLTPKR; this is encoded by the coding sequence ATGTTGTTGTGGACCATCTTTTTTCTGGGGGCGGCTTTTGGCGTGGTGGCGCGGCTGGGGCGGTTTTGTCTGTTGCGCGGGCTGCGCCAGCAGATGGGGCGGGATGCCGAAGTTGCTGCGGGCCAGGCGCCTGCGCTACAGGCCTTTGCCCTTGCGCTGGCGGTGGCCTTGCTAGCTTCGCAGGGCTTGCAGGCGCTGGGGTTGGTTGATCTTTCTCAGGCCGCTCTTGCACGTCCCTCGTTTTCGCTGCTGGGTGTGCTGATCGGTGGCCTTCTGTTTGGCGCAGGCATGGTGCTGGCCCGCGCCTGCGGGGCACGTTCGCTGGTGTTGCTGGCGGGCGGTAATCTGCGCTCTCTGGTGACCCTTGTTTTTCTGGCGCTGGGCGCGCAACTGGCCATGACGGGGGTGCTGACGCCGGTGCGCCTGTGGCTGCAGTCTCTGTCCATTGTTTCGCTGGATCACGCCACGCTGCCCGAGTATTTAAATGCATCCAACCCTTGGTCTATCTTGTGGTTGGCGCTATTAGTTTTGATAGCCTCTTTGCTGCTGATCGTCTATGCGCTGCTGCGCCCTGCCTTGCGCAAAAGCCCGCTGCAGTTGGTCTGCGCCGTGGCGGTTGGCCTGCTGGTTGCTGCAGGCTGGTGGGTCACGGCCCATATTGGCGTCGATGAGTTTGAACCTGCCAAACTCACCTCGCTGAGCTTTATCGGCCCTATTTCCGAAGCCATGCTTTACCTACAGCTTTCCACCGGGCGTGAAATCCCCCTGGGCCTGATGCTGAGCGGCGGTGTGCTGGCCGGAGCGTTGATCGCCGCCCTCCTCAGCGGCACGGCACGCTGGGAAGGGTTTGAATCCACCGGCCGTCTGGCCGCCAGCGCAGGCGGTGGCCTGCTGATGGGCTTTGGCGGCGTGCTGGCTGCGGGCTGCTCCATCGGCCAGGGGTTGAGCGGGCTTTCCACGCTGGCTGTGGCCAGCTTGCCTGCGGCGGCAGGCATTGTGCTGGGGGCTGTGCTCATGCTGGTATTGACCCCAAAGCGATAG
- a CDS encoding FAD-dependent oxidoreductase gives MQRRHFLWTPPALALGAAAATGSALAAPSIISSQSPILPRKGKGPRIVICGGGWGGMTAARYLRELIPNSDVVLLERNATFWSGPMSNKWLVDIVGTDFVNRDMLHPANKYGYTLLQTEVTGFERDKKLVRTAHGVIEYDFLILSGGIRNDYEAWFGNDQRAIDYTRTHFPNAYIPNQEMLSLKSKVKNFKGGTLVMTLPPPPHRCPPSPYERACLIAWHIKKNKIPGKIVILDPKPKIAPIGVGYKEAFEELYADIITHVPNAGVKEVDPFNKQIKTAAGDFKFDDAILMPPHQAADMVWKADLIGKDATTGKPTGWADMHNRLFHAKSDDRVYFVGDLMGAISPQFGHYPKSGHVANFIGKIVAQNIAERVSGKEVIARLPDNLCYMMVNGDPQEEISVKFEYEVDANGQVNQTQIDMDVRTHDLVKEDFGWINSKFKDFLGV, from the coding sequence ATGCAACGTCGCCATTTTCTCTGGACTCCTCCAGCCCTCGCCCTCGGAGCCGCAGCGGCCACCGGCTCGGCTTTGGCCGCACCTTCCATCATCAGCAGCCAGTCACCCATCCTGCCGCGCAAAGGCAAAGGTCCGCGCATCGTCATCTGCGGCGGCGGCTGGGGCGGCATGACGGCTGCGCGCTATCTGCGCGAGCTGATTCCCAATTCCGACGTGGTGCTGCTGGAGCGCAATGCGACCTTCTGGTCCGGCCCCATGAGCAACAAGTGGCTGGTCGATATCGTGGGCACCGATTTTGTGAACCGCGACATGCTGCACCCGGCCAACAAGTACGGCTACACGCTGCTGCAAACCGAAGTCACGGGCTTTGAGCGCGACAAAAAACTGGTGCGCACTGCCCATGGCGTGATCGAGTACGACTTCCTGATTCTGTCGGGCGGCATTCGCAACGACTACGAAGCCTGGTTTGGCAACGACCAGCGCGCCATTGACTACACGCGCACCCACTTTCCCAACGCCTATATCCCCAATCAGGAGATGCTCTCGCTCAAGAGCAAGGTCAAGAACTTCAAGGGCGGCACGCTGGTGATGACGCTGCCGCCGCCCCCGCACCGCTGCCCGCCTTCGCCTTACGAGCGAGCCTGCCTGATTGCCTGGCATATCAAGAAAAACAAGATTCCGGGCAAGATCGTCATCCTCGACCCCAAGCCCAAGATTGCCCCCATCGGCGTGGGCTACAAAGAAGCGTTCGAGGAGCTGTACGCAGACATCATCACCCATGTGCCCAATGCCGGCGTCAAGGAAGTGGACCCCTTCAACAAGCAGATCAAGACGGCTGCAGGCGACTTCAAGTTTGACGACGCCATCCTCATGCCACCGCACCAAGCGGCCGACATGGTGTGGAAGGCCGACCTGATTGGCAAGGACGCCACCACCGGCAAGCCCACGGGCTGGGCCGATATGCACAACCGCCTGTTCCACGCCAAGAGCGACGACCGCGTGTACTTTGTGGGCGATCTGATGGGCGCGATCTCGCCCCAGTTTGGCCACTACCCCAAAAGCGGCCACGTGGCCAACTTCATTGGCAAGATCGTGGCGCAGAACATTGCCGAGCGTGTGTCGGGCAAGGAAGTCATCGCCCGCCTGCCTGATAACCTGTGCTACATGATGGTCAACGGCGATCCGCAGGAGGAAATCTCGGTCAAGTTCGAGTACGAAGTGGACGCCAACGGCCAGGTCAACCAGACCCAGATCGACATGGATGTGCGCACCCATGATCTGGTCAAGGAAGATTTTGGCTGGATCAATAGCAAGTTCAAGGATTTTTTGGGGGTTTAA
- a CDS encoding thiosulfate oxidation carrier protein SoxY translates to MFKHTTRRSLVLGAAAAGAGLALPASAFAQASTAAKTPLVGPLAPNPAEFKKTMDQFTGGKPTQAEGLQLDVPVLADNPSAVPIKVKVTLPITEQDWCEEIIVLAELNPSPLTCRLQFTAAAGTAEAAVRIRLSQSQTVHALARMKSGKVLAAKQATTVAASGCGM, encoded by the coding sequence ATGTTCAAGCACACCACCCGCAGAAGCCTGGTGCTGGGCGCAGCAGCCGCTGGGGCCGGTCTGGCCCTGCCGGCCTCTGCGTTCGCTCAGGCCAGCACGGCAGCCAAGACTCCGCTGGTCGGCCCGCTGGCCCCCAACCCCGCAGAGTTCAAGAAGACCATGGACCAATTCACGGGCGGCAAACCCACACAGGCCGAAGGTCTGCAGCTGGATGTGCCCGTGCTGGCCGACAACCCCAGCGCCGTGCCCATCAAGGTCAAGGTAACACTGCCCATCACCGAGCAGGACTGGTGCGAGGAAATCATCGTGCTGGCTGAACTCAACCCTTCGCCGCTGACCTGCCGCCTGCAGTTCACCGCCGCCGCAGGCACTGCCGAGGCCGCAGTGCGCATTCGCCTGTCCCAATCGCAGACAGTGCATGCCCTGGCCCGCATGAAAAGCGGCAAGGTGCTGGCAGCCAAGCAGGCGACAACAGTGGCCGCCAGCGGCTGTGGCATGTGA
- the soxZ gene encoding thiosulfate oxidation carrier complex protein SoxZ yields the protein MSKPPRIWVSNATPKKGEVVRVRAQMEHVMESGLRTDPATGKVRPRNIVNRFEARLGSALLFTWEPGISIAQNPYIEFTFLARESGELNMLWKDEQGQTLNAQKAITVS from the coding sequence ATGAGCAAACCACCCCGCATCTGGGTCAGCAATGCCACCCCGAAAAAAGGCGAAGTCGTGCGCGTGCGTGCACAAATGGAGCATGTGATGGAAAGCGGTCTGCGCACCGACCCGGCCACCGGCAAAGTGCGTCCGCGCAATATCGTCAACCGCTTTGAGGCACGGCTGGGCAGCGCCCTGCTGTTCACCTGGGAGCCCGGTATTTCGATTGCCCAGAACCCCTATATCGAGTTCACCTTTCTGGCCCGCGAAAGCGGCGAGCTGAACATGCTGTGGAAGGACGAACAGGGCCAGACGCTGAATGCGCAAAAGGCCATCACCGTCAGCTGA
- a CDS encoding YitT family protein, whose protein sequence is MPSPLPNSASPALAHSPSVTSAAAPVLRHGRFEDAQALFTGSLFVSITMMLFAQAGLLTGSTAGIAFLLHYVTGLPFGAIFFVINIPFYWFAWKRMGPEFTIKTFVSVAMLAFMADVGPRFIHIDYLNPLYAAVAGGLLMGSGCLFLARHHSSLGGATIVSLYLQERYGIRAGKVQMMIDCTVVLLALWVVPFDRVAYSVLAAVIMSVFLWISHRPGRYQGN, encoded by the coding sequence ATGCCCTCACCGCTACCCAACTCCGCAAGCCCCGCGCTGGCCCATTCGCCCAGCGTGACCAGCGCTGCCGCCCCCGTGCTTCGCCATGGCCGCTTTGAAGACGCGCAGGCGCTCTTTACCGGCTCGCTGTTTGTCTCCATCACCATGATGCTGTTTGCCCAGGCCGGGTTGCTGACGGGCAGCACAGCAGGTATCGCGTTTTTGCTGCATTACGTGACGGGGCTGCCGTTTGGCGCTATCTTTTTCGTGATCAATATTCCGTTTTACTGGTTCGCCTGGAAGCGCATGGGGCCAGAGTTCACGATCAAGACCTTTGTCTCGGTGGCCATGCTGGCCTTCATGGCCGATGTGGGGCCACGCTTTATTCATATCGACTATCTGAACCCGCTGTATGCGGCCGTGGCCGGTGGCTTGCTCATGGGCTCGGGCTGCTTGTTTCTGGCGCGCCATCACTCCAGCCTGGGCGGCGCGACGATTGTGTCGCTGTACCTGCAGGAGCGCTATGGCATTCGCGCAGGCAAGGTGCAGATGATGATTGACTGCACCGTGGTGCTGCTGGCGCTGTGGGTTGTGCCTTTTGATCGGGTGGCGTACTCGGTGCTGGCCGCCGTCATCATGAGTGTGTTTCTGTGGATCAGCCACAGGCCCGGGCGCTACCAGGGTAATTGA
- a CDS encoding outer membrane protein assembly factor BamE has translation MNIFSRVTTALAAAAIGALALVGCDEQKIKELEEGLSTEFDVRAKFGEPERIWQEADGSHTLEYNRQPAGAKNYMITIGTDGKMSALRQVLAPHVFAKIVPGMDENEVRRMLGKPAKMMTYKLKQETDWDWNYIDPPTRDMQFTVTFGNDGRVLRTLNRERLPDEPRG, from the coding sequence ATGAATATTTTTTCCCGTGTGACAACCGCTCTGGCGGCTGCAGCCATTGGTGCCCTGGCGCTGGTGGGCTGCGACGAGCAAAAGATCAAGGAACTGGAAGAAGGTCTTTCCACAGAATTTGATGTGCGCGCCAAGTTTGGCGAGCCTGAGCGCATCTGGCAGGAAGCCGATGGCTCCCACACGCTGGAGTACAACCGCCAGCCTGCTGGTGCCAAGAACTACATGATTACCATCGGCACCGACGGCAAGATGAGCGCCTTGCGCCAGGTGCTGGCCCCCCATGTGTTTGCCAAGATCGTGCCGGGCATGGACGAAAACGAAGTGCGCCGCATGCTGGGCAAGCCCGCCAAGATGATGACGTACAAGCTCAAGCAGGAAACGGATTGGGACTGGAACTACATCGACCCCCCCACGCGTGACATGCAGTTCACCGTCACCTTCGGCAACGATGGCCGTGTGCTGCGCACCCTGAACCGCGAACGCCTGCCGGACGAGCCGCGCGGCTGA
- a CDS encoding DUF3460 family protein: MSFFRRPDYRSDTTNFINDLKKQKPELEKQQFAGRGLLWDKDVNHEVWEDLRAGRVDQKPYVYQTNHS; encoded by the coding sequence ATGTCTTTCTTCCGCCGCCCCGACTATCGTTCCGACACCACCAACTTCATCAACGACCTGAAGAAGCAAAAGCCCGAGCTGGAAAAGCAACAGTTTGCCGGTCGCGGCCTGCTGTGGGACAAGGACGTGAACCATGAAGTCTGGGAAGACCTGCGCGCTGGCCGTGTGGATCAGAAGCCCTACGTGTACCAGACCAACCACTCCTGA
- a CDS encoding segregation and condensation protein A — protein MSEADSSTHLPGQHPDAPESSPAVIDQVALARLYGEPLFALPQDLYIPPDALEVFLEAFEGPLDLLLYLIRKQNFNILDIPMLDVTRQYMTYVDEVRSRNLELAAEYLLMAAMLIEIKSRMLLPPKKQEDGEEAEDPRAELVRRLLEYEQMKMAAQQLGQLPTYGRDFLKATVYIEQSLQPRFPDVEIGELQAAWRDILKRAKLVQSHKITREELSVREYMSQILKQLQGQRFVEFERIFNPEKGSTVLVVTFIAMLELAKETLIEITQAEAYAPIYVRLAYTPV, from the coding sequence ATGAGCGAGGCTGATAGCAGCACCCATTTGCCGGGCCAGCACCCGGACGCCCCTGAAAGCTCACCCGCAGTGATCGATCAGGTGGCTTTGGCGCGTCTGTATGGCGAGCCGCTGTTTGCGCTGCCGCAGGATCTGTACATCCCGCCCGATGCGCTGGAAGTCTTTCTCGAAGCCTTTGAAGGCCCGCTGGACTTGCTGCTGTATCTGATTCGCAAGCAGAACTTCAACATCCTCGACATTCCCATGCTGGACGTCACACGCCAGTACATGACCTATGTGGACGAGGTGCGCAGCCGCAATCTGGAGCTGGCTGCCGAATATCTGCTGATGGCCGCCATGCTCATCGAGATCAAATCTCGCATGCTGCTGCCGCCCAAGAAGCAGGAAGACGGCGAGGAAGCCGAAGACCCGCGTGCCGAGCTGGTGCGCCGCCTGCTGGAATACGAGCAGATGAAGATGGCCGCCCAGCAGCTGGGCCAGTTGCCCACCTACGGCCGCGATTTTCTCAAGGCCACGGTCTATATCGAGCAAAGCCTGCAGCCACGCTTTCCCGATGTGGAAATCGGCGAGCTGCAAGCGGCCTGGCGCGATATTCTGAAGCGCGCCAAGCTGGTGCAAAGCCACAAGATCACACGCGAAGAGCTGTCGGTGCGCGAATACATGAGCCAGATCCTCAAGCAGCTGCAGGGCCAGCGCTTTGTGGAATTCGAGCGCATCTTCAACCCCGAAAAAGGCTCGACAGTGCTGGTGGTGACCTTTATCGCCATGCTGGAACTGGCCAAGGAAACACTGATCGAAATCACCCAGGCCGAAGCCTATGCGCCTATTTATGTGCGCCTGGCCTATACCCCTGTTTGA
- the queE gene encoding 7-carboxy-7-deazaguanine synthase — MTYSVKEIFYTLQGEGGQAGTPAVFCRFAGCNLWTGREQDRPNAICQFCDTDFVGTDGTLGGKFTTADALAERILSQWPASDSQHRMVVLTGGEPLLQVDSALIDALHARGFRISVESNGTVAAPEGIDWLCISPKAGADWIQRSGQEIKLVWPQPGFDLAAIEASTHFANYFLQPMDNVRQASNIAACIEQCMQRPRWRLSLQTHKLTGIR; from the coding sequence ATGACATACAGCGTCAAAGAAATTTTCTACACCCTGCAGGGCGAAGGCGGCCAGGCCGGCACGCCTGCCGTGTTCTGCCGCTTTGCGGGCTGCAATCTGTGGACGGGGCGTGAGCAGGACCGGCCCAATGCCATCTGCCAGTTCTGCGATACCGATTTTGTGGGCACCGATGGCACGCTGGGCGGCAAATTCACCACCGCCGATGCGCTGGCCGAGCGCATTCTGAGCCAGTGGCCAGCCAGCGACAGCCAGCACCGCATGGTGGTGCTGACGGGCGGTGAGCCCCTGCTGCAGGTTGATAGCGCACTGATTGATGCCCTGCATGCACGCGGCTTTCGCATCTCCGTCGAAAGCAACGGCACAGTGGCCGCGCCAGAAGGCATCGACTGGCTGTGCATCAGCCCCAAGGCCGGTGCCGACTGGATTCAGCGCAGCGGCCAGGAAATCAAGCTGGTCTGGCCCCAGCCCGGCTTTGACCTGGCTGCCATCGAGGCCAGCACCCACTTTGCCAACTATTTTCTGCAGCCCATGGACAATGTCCGGCAAGCCAGCAATATTGCCGCCTGCATTGAGCAATGCATGCAGCGACCCCGCTGGCGCCTGAGCCTGCAGACCCATAAGCTCACTGGAATTAGATGA
- a CDS encoding 6-pyruvoyl trahydropterin synthase family protein — protein MQFTVHQRFFFDAAHTLERAIETESSRRIHGHTYYAEVSVTGPRNPDNGMVIDLGQLRARLEQLREQLDHHFLDEVPGLGKPTLENLCLFIAQALNDLQPPPSRVRVWRDSIGDGCVLDLA, from the coding sequence ATGCAGTTCACCGTTCACCAGCGTTTTTTCTTCGATGCCGCCCACACGCTGGAGCGCGCTATCGAAACCGAGAGCAGCCGCCGCATTCACGGCCACACCTACTACGCCGAAGTCAGCGTGACTGGCCCGCGCAATCCGGACAATGGCATGGTCATCGACCTTGGCCAGTTGCGTGCACGGCTGGAGCAACTACGCGAGCAGCTCGACCATCACTTTCTGGATGAGGTTCCAGGCCTGGGCAAGCCCACGCTGGAAAACCTGTGTCTCTTCATCGCCCAGGCGCTGAACGATCTCCAACCACCGCCGAGCCGCGTGCGTGTCTGGCGTGACAGCATTGGCGATGGCTGCGTGCTGGATCTGGCCTGA